In Tamandua tetradactyla isolate mTamTet1 unplaced genomic scaffold, mTamTet1.pri scaffold_153_ctg1, whole genome shotgun sequence, the genomic stretch AGCTAAACAAAGAACTCAcagccttcattcccattctgagtgATTTCTGTTggcattgtttaaatgagctatcccaagaggttgagttagattatgtactacagaaaatgtaggccttggacaaaataaaacttccttcctttggtctcatacagtatgtGAATTTCCAAAATGTAGGCAATGTCATCTTTTAccttttattctgatttaccctagaCCCAataagatcagcttcattcctatctctaattgTAGCctgatatatatttcagtttccTGAACAGTGTAGCAattctgactttcagagttgcagaactccaactctgattCTTAAGTGCTACACAAATACCAGAATATCCAGGGAGATAACTTCTGTTCCTTTTAAACCTGCCTAACCATAGCTGCTTGTCATTTATATCCCCTTAGCTTTTGTGAGTCCTTACATTTCATGCTTCAATTTAGCATGTGCATAGCTGTGTCATTTTGGAATATTGGCTGATGGAGTGGGTAAATAGAGCATCTGGAAGAGTGAACAAAAGGTTTCCTACACAAGATTTATAGGTTCCTTTTTATATACCTGAAAGGGAAATACCAATCATTAtcagtaaaatattaatttctgaattatcattatttctttgtcctttgttGTTCATCCTCCATATTCCTGAATTCGTCAtatcttgtttgtgtgtgtgcatgggcataTTAGTAGATATGTATGAAATCTCATTTCCTTCTCTACTTTGCAATGTTCCAGGTAATTTCCATGTCTAATTTCAAGCTCATTAATGATTttaatagaacattttcattttcattaaatctttacacaaaaatctgtttccagatttaaaaatctgttatttctttttcaaatctgcATGCATCAAATCTCactttcacatttctttcttaaactttttattttgtcaatgttttcctttttttttttttgcatgggcaggcaccaagaattgaacctgggtttctggcatgtgtcgatgtatttttaaatatatgatacatGGTACTTTACATTCCAAgtacaaaattttaatatatgttcttgtttcataaggagaaatctgatttttttctttttaacaattcaaatcaaaatattggggacattaacatataattaacAATGATTCATCTTGATACactataaaaagagaaacaatataaaataatttagtaactcaaaagaagataaaattaatcAACCTACTTAAATgtaatgagataaaatatttgaatcaagaaaacattgaaatatagttcttttttaactttttacaatattttaaaatattttggtccTCAATACAAAAGTATTAGCTCTGACTTTTGTCTCAACAATTGTTTAAGCATCCCAAACCCAAGATTAATTTCCCTACAATCGTAACAAGTTTTCTAACTAATATTTCAAGATGTCCCACCCTCTTCCATATTTTTGAGTCATCTAGTCTTAAGACAGTCCCTGTTCTCACATGGTCAGGCTGAACTTCCAAGGGCTTCCCATTGTGATCACCttggaaagaatgaaagacatCATAGGTGTCTGGTTCTTTACAAGCATAGGGTCTGTTTAGTAATGACATATCTAAAATTTAAACTTACAAATTTAATTCATACATCTTCTATAAAATTATGGAGGACATGAATATAGCAATTCTTGGTTTAAGCATAAAGCCAGATCAAATTTCTTCATAATGAGAGTAAATATAGTCATCCTTCCCTACTCCCAACCATATTCACAGAAAAGATCTGATAGGGTAAACATTGATCCTTAgaacaaatttatatttattgttattgttactttgtttgtttgattgtttgttttccCAGAACCTACAATGAGCAGGTACACAGGGCCCATAAGTGAAAGCATTTGGATTCAATTTTTTGTACACAAATACAAAAGGGAATTTCTGTTTTACCTTTACAATTTTTGATGAATTACACAAGTGAAATTCCCTATCTTAatttcacaatttgtttatcaacAGATTTACATTCTAGATGATCAATAAATATGTGTAAGGACaaattattttggaataaaatatatactgtttattcttacaaaaattttcatgcttttaaactaaaaaaagaatgtttgccTGTTTGCTTTTAATAAATCACACAAGCTTTGCTGCAAACATGTCAATGAAACAATACTTCCTTaactctgtctctttttccttttcttgttttttttctgtttaaaaaacagGTACAGAATAATAATTATGGCCAAATGGGTATTGGCCATTTTTTCTTCAACTGCATAGCAATTTAGACATAAACCCATCAAATTAGTTAAGTGTATTATATTTATGATCtggaaaattaagaaattcattccttttagaCCATATACTCTCCATGGAATTGTAGGGAGTGATATATTTGTGGGTGTGGGCATTTCCCAGAAGCCCAGGTGGGTGATGAGACATGAGGATCTTGTCTGGCCTCATCAGGAACAAAAGTAATCATGGCCAGAGGAGTCACTGGTAGCACATGGGGCCACTGGACTATGCTTTGTGCCTAAAACTTCCACAGGTGTATTTGCTTTTTGCTTGTTATCAGAGAATCATGTatgaagaaaatcagttaatatttcATAGTCTTCAATGAAAACGTGCACAAATCTGTTCAGATATAAAGCATACATATTCTCAATGAATATCAATTGATGAATGATCATCAGCATTTTTTGATTGCCCATCAAAGGTAATGAATTACTGATGTAATGCTTGCAACAATCTTGGGAATACCTCTCTGAAAAGACTAAAAGTGTGTGAGTATTGTCACAGGATTTACCGCAGTAAAATTAAATCTGAACAATAAAGGATAACCCAcacaaatttaaatttcatatggaGTGTTTAAATTCCATGCCTAGGAAATTGTTTAGTAAGGAAGATTTAAAATGGAGCAGCAAATGGTTTAAGCTAGAAACAATTTCCCACTGAGGATGTGATATACCCTATATGATAAACAATAAGTATTAATTGAACTTAATATTGTGTCATTTTTAATTCAGAATGATGAAATTTGTTCTTTATATTAACTGTAATAAAAAAGGACATGATTGAGAAATGTTTCCAGCATTCAGGGAAGTATTTCCTGCTTTACATTAAAAATTCTGCCAAAAAAAAACTCAAGATCTTGATTTCAGTATAAATACACAActttttacataaaattaaaaagatgtaaAAGGATGTGAATAAAATGTAATCAATTAACTACATCATCAATTTGAAGTTATCAAAActcataaagaaataatttgacAGATTTAATGTTATCATTCTCAGAAGCTGTGTTATGTAAACAAAGCTGTAATTAAAGGGATAATTAGAGATGAACAATATTTATATGAAGTAATTTTAATATCCATGTCATTTAAAGACACATTCAAGTTGACAATAAATTTTATGACACAGCAGATAAATGAACAATTTAGAATGCAGAATAATACACAGTGAGTAAATATGTTCCTCCACCTGAAGAACAAATAATAAATTACAGTAATCCTTATGAAATATTCCTAAGTGAAAAAATACTTAATGAAAATTGGAATATAACTGACAGAatctaaataaaatttatcagTGAGAAAATCATATATTCATTGATTTAATGTTGTTTTGTATGcctaatatatattaaaagtatgATGTGTTCTGGGGGAATAATTTCAAGACATTTCATAAGCAATAATTGATAACCTTAAATTTATAGCACAAATGCTTTAGGAAATAAGTATTTATATCTAGTATCATGGTTACTGCAACAAAATTTCTGACATGAGAATAAGTCATGTATACAATAGTAGAAGAGTGACTGAGAAAGTCACAAGATATCTAGCAGAAAGCCAGTCAAAAGCCATCAAAACAGGATTTTGATGATTagggagaaattttaaatataggcaAAATGATAGTAGAAATAAAAGGTGacagctttattttaaaatacaaatatgatgtttaaaatgttaatacttatatatatttattttgtatataagaAAGTATAATTATGgtagtaaaaataaaacatcaaattaATATTAATCTTATTATGACACTTGGATCATAGTTTCTCTAACATCTTGGGTTCTGATAATTTTCTCTGACAAAACTCTTTTAACATgcatttctccattttccttttacagaaaaccataaagtaatatataaaaagaaagacagcTCCCCAGAAGTCAAATGAGGTGGTAAGATGatcacatttaattttgaagCAACTCATCCACCAAAGTGgcatataaataaaacattgaatacagggaaaaaataaaaatgagccaAAAGATCCTACAAGGTTTTAGTATATGAATTAATGACAATATGAGAATACAGATATGGAGTAGCTTTATGTTTGTGcacttgttttttcttatttttggtaAAAATTGGTAATGTGTACTTGTCTTTTCTAAgcaaatatgtttattttcatcACATAAAAATATCTAGAATTCAGTTCATGAATAATATTTAAGTAGCGGGTTGGAAAAAAGATCCATAACTTTAGGAATTCTCAAAGTTTAATAATAACAGAGACATGCAATTTCTCTGCTCAATGAAAATACCTAATGAGGCAGTGAccctttttttgccttttaaatatttacttataaAATTTGGAGGAAAACTGAATTAAATAGTAGGtttaaacttgtaaattatttttgctattgAAGATTAAGAACAATATATTCTACTTTTTGATGATACTTCTTTCTCTAAACATATGAAAAGCCATCTTCATGGCCTTGTTTCTTAGACTATATATGATGGGATTCAAGGTTGGGGGTACTACAGTGTAGAACACAGAAATTACTATGTCAAAAACAGAAGGGGACCCTGAAGTTGGCTTTAGATGGGCAGTGAAACcagtggaaaaaaataacaaaatgaccaCCAAGTGTGGAAGACAAGTGGAGTAGGCTTTTGACTGGCCTACTTTTGATGGAATCTTCCTGACAGTGGAGAAGATATAGATGTAGGAAACAGTGATGAAAATGAAACAGCAGAAATCCAAGATGGAAGTAATGAGGATGGGCacaatttctttcattaaattttctgaACAAGAAATAGCTAATAATTGGGGAATGCCACAGAAAAACTGATGTACCACATTAGACCcacagaaggagaaggagaaggtacCAACTGTGTGTATCACAGCATTCAGAAAACCACCCACCCAAGACACAGCTGCCATCTGCACACATGCGCTCATGTTCATGATGACCTCATAGTGCAGGGGATGGCAGATGGCAGCATAGCGATCAAAGGACATTGCTGTGAGGAGGAGCACCTCTGCAGTTGCTGAAAACACCATAAAAAACACTTGTGCTAGGCAGCCAAGGAAGGAGATGGAGTTGTTGTGGGTCAAGGAGTTGACAATGGTTTTGGGGGTTGTAACTGAAATGAGGCAGAAATCCAGGCAGGACAAATTTTTCAGGAAGAAGTACATGAGGGTTTTGAGGTGCTGGTCCAAAGCTATTATCGTGATAATGAGGGCATTCCCCAGCAGGGcccacaaataaatgaatgagaagagCATTGAATGCAAAATGTACATATGTTGACTAGTAGGAAATCCCATGAGGATAAATTCAGTCACAGTCGTTTCATTTCTCATTACTGCATTCATAATATGTTCAAAAtatcaataaacaaaaagaaagatacaaaaatcaacaaattcaaaTCTCACAAGAGTAAAGAGTATACATATCATAATTGGTCTCTACATATGGTAATGTCCTATTTGAATTACTGAACTATTACTTCCATGTGCATAGTCTTCAGTGTATTGATCATAACTCATTTATTGACTAATTTGCTTTCATTTAACCAAATTTAGTTTAAGTTCAAATAAGTCTgtcattaaaatattgtttaaatattaTGTGAAAGATGTTGATATTTGGTGACTTAAAATTTTACGTGAATCTATGAAAACCCTCCCAAACCTTTAGGTAAATACGAATTGACCAAGGAACAAAAGCTATATTGTTCCCCAAGCTTCCCGTCTCTACATTCTGTCCCATGTTAATTATAATCACAATTTCATTATAATTTCTGAGAATTTGAGATGTAAATAATTCTGAGAAAAATACGAATTATTCATTGTCAATTTTCCTCAGATACTCCTATAAAATCTTTAGCCTTATTGTCTCTTCAAATCATTCAATTTAGCACAGTtcacaaatttcaaaattttagtaCAGAATTTAGTTAATagcttcttttgtttctttgtcacaatttccaagttattttcatttacaGTCTTCTACATAGAATTTCATAAGTAACCCAGTTACAGTAGTTTTCAAATATCCTACAATATATGGGTTGAGATTATTGGCATTGCTCagcaactattttttattttttcctcatttaaattTCCCCATATCTAATAAGttaaataattatgttttccCCACaagctcctttttctttctttctactatctattaaagtattaaaaacatgatattatcaaCTGCACATCTGAAAtactacaaatattttataacagtCTCAGGTCAGTAACACAATCAGTTCACCTTCCTTGTATTCCTGTATCACTCCTATACAATTATGTAGTGGGGAAAAGGGAAGATAGAATGGGAACTAAATTCAGATGGCATCTGGGTGATGAAATACTGGATGATTCCTCTTTCAGTGACAGTTTGATACCTTATATTTGTTCAGAATTTATTCTTCATCCTTCATGtacatttatcatatatttgaGAATATACTTTACAATTCACCTATCAGTGGACTCCTCTTaaactccttttaaaaatatacttattcTCTCTCCATGGCATGgataatggaaagaaaacagtaaatattggTTACTAGGTTTGGGAGAGAggtgatattaaataatttatcatttaataCCTCTAA encodes the following:
- the LOC143673153 gene encoding olfactory receptor 14A16-like codes for the protein MRNETTVTEFILMGFPTSQHMYILHSMLFSFIYLWALLGNALIITIIALDQHLKTLMYFFLKNLSCLDFCLISVTTPKTIVNSLTHNNSISFLGCLAQVFFMVFSATAEVLLLTAMSFDRYAAICHPLHYEVIMNMSACVQMAAVSWVGGFLNAVIHTVGTFSFSFCGSNVVHQFFCGIPQLLAISCSENLMKEIVPILITSILDFCCFIFITVSYIYIFSTVRKIPSKVGQSKAYSTCLPHLVVILLFFSTGFTAHLKPTSGSPSVFDIVISVFYTVVPPTLNPIIYSLRNKAMKMAFHMFRERSIIKK